A window of Juglans regia cultivar Chandler chromosome 7, Walnut 2.0, whole genome shotgun sequence contains these coding sequences:
- the LOC108992564 gene encoding calmodulin-7 yields MADQLTDDQISEFKEAFSLFDKDGDGCITTKELGTVMRSLGQNPTEAELQDMINEVDADGNGTIDFPEFLNLMARKMKDTDSEEELKEAFRVFDKDQNGFISAAELRHVMTNLGEKLTDEEVDEMIREADVDGDGQINYEEFVKVMMAK; encoded by the exons atggcgGACCAACTCACCGACGACCAGATCTCTGAGTTTAAGGAGGCCTTCAGCTTGTTCGACAAGGATGGAGACg GTTGCATCACTACCAAGGAGCTCGGGACTGTTATGAGGTCACTGGGCCAGAACCCAACTGAAGCAGAGCTCCAGGACATGATCAATGAGGTTGATGCCGATGGCAATGGAACCATTGACTTCCCTGAGTTCCTAAACCTCATGGCCAGGAAGATGAAAGACACCGACTCGGAGGAGGAGCTTAAAGAGGCATTCCGGGTTTTTGACAAGGATCAGAATGGGTTCATCTCTGCTGCTGAGCTGCGCCATGTGATGACCAATCTTGGAGAGAAGCTCACCGACGAAGAAGTGGATGAGATGATCAGGGAGGCTGATGTTGATGGTGATGGCCAGATAAACTACGAGGAGTTTGTCAAGGTGATGATGGCTAAGTAA